ACGGCCAAACAGAAGTGGTGAACCGCTGTTTGGAGACGTACTTGAGATGCTTTGCTAGCCGTCGACCGTCTTCTTGGGCACAATGGTTATCCTGGGCAGAATACTGGTATAACACTTCATATCATTCAACCATTAAGACGACCCCGTTCGCTGCAGTCTAAAGAAGGGATCCTCCCAAACTCTTACGTTATGGGGACACACCTGCAGCAAATGCAGCAGTGGAGGAATTGCTGAAGGATAGGGACAGACTGTTGGTAGAACTGAGGGAAAATATGGAGCTGGCACAGTTCAGAATGCAGAAGGAAGCCAACAAGCATCGCCGTAATGTTGAGCTCAAGGTAGGAGACTGGGTCTATCTGAAACTCAGGCCGTACCGTCAAAGCTCTCTAGTGCAAAGGAGGAATGAGAAGTTAGCACAGAGGTATTTCGGTCTGTATCAGATTGTGGAGAAGATTGGCAGGGTCGCATATAAATTGGAACTGCCTGCTCACAGTAACGTGCATCCGGTCTTTCACGTATCCCAGCTGAAGTTGACGGTGCCTAGTTCGTGCACTCCGCAAGCTCTACCACCCATCCTCAACCACAACTTGGAATGGGCAACAGAACCAGAAGCGTTATTAGATGTTCGCAGAGCTACAAATGGTTCGAATGCTGAGGTCTTAGTCCAATGGAAAGGGTTACCAGCTCTGGAATCAACATGGGAGACGCTCACTAATCTCATGCAACAATTTCCGGACTTtgaccttgaggacaaggtcgCTTTGCTGCGGGGGAGTATTGATAGGCTGAGGATACCAATTGCattcatgaagaagaagttgagaacaAAAGGGAGAAGAGCAAGAcaatgggagaagaagatggaggtgAATGGTGGCTAAGTGGGGGGGGGGNNNNNNNNNNNNNNNNNNNNNNNNNNNNNNNNNNNNNNNNNNNNNNNNNNNNNNNNNNNNNNNNNNNNNNNNNNNNNNNNNNNNNNNNNNNNNNNNNNNNNNNNNNNNNNNNNNNNNNNNNNNNNNNNNNNNNNNNNNNNNNNNNNNNNNNNNNNNNNNNNNNNNNNNNNNNNNNNNNNNNNNNNNNNNNNNNNNNNNNNNNNNNNNNNNNNNNNNNNNNNNNNNNNNNNNNNNNNNNNNNNNNNNNNNNNNNNNNNNNNNNNNNNNNNNNNNNNNNNNNNNNNNNNNNNNNNNNNNNNNNNNNNNNNNNNNNNNNNNNNNNNNNNNNNNNNNNNNNNNNNNNNNNNNNNNNNNNNNNNNNNNNNNNNNNNNNNNNNNNNNNNNNNNNNNNNNNNNNNNNNNNNNNNNNNNNNNNNNNNNNNNNNNNNNNNNNNNNNNNNNNNNNNNNNNNNNNNNNNNNNNNNNNNNNNNNNNNNNNNNNNNNNNNNNNNNNNNNNNNNNNNNNNNNNNNNNNNNNNNNNNNNNNNNNNNNNNNNNNNNNNNNNNNNNNNNNNNNNNNNNNNNNNNNNNNNNNNNNNNNNNNNNNNNNNNNNNNNNNNNNNNNNNNNNNNNNNNNNNNNNNNNNNNNNNNNNNNNNNNNNNNNNNNNNNNNNNNNNNNNNNNNNNNNNNNNNNNNNNNNNNNNNNNNNNNNNNNNNNNNNNNNNNNNNNNNNNNNNNNNNNNNNNNNNNNNNNNNNNNNNNNNNNNNNNNNNNNNNNNATTAATATTGTATTAAACTGTGAATCCCGAGAAGGGTTTTGGCTTatggaataaaataataacaaagttTTCCTTTCGCCTCCTACTTCCTTAAcctaatcttc
The Camelina sativa cultivar DH55 chromosome 6, Cs, whole genome shotgun sequence genome window above contains:
- the LOC104699179 gene encoding uncharacterized protein LOC104699179; translated protein: MELAQFRMQKEANKHRRNVELKVGDWVYLKLRPYRQSSLVQRRNEKLAQRYFGLYQIVEKIGRVAYKLELPAHSNVHPVFHVSQLKLTVPSSCTPQALPPILNHNLEWATEPEALLDVRRATNGSNAEVLVQWKGLPALESTWETLTNLMQQFPDFDLEDKVALLRGSIDRLRIPIAFMKKKLRTKGRRARQWEKKMEVNGG